Proteins from a single region of Apium graveolens cultivar Ventura chromosome 7, ASM990537v1, whole genome shotgun sequence:
- the LOC141672197 gene encoding large ribosomal subunit protein bL12c-like gives MKLIPLVRSIRSRPILPTVLGSSQTRSFQPDFVPRDPNAKPKRYKYPKFYDPYGPRPPPSDKIIQLAEKIAALSPEELNQIGPTIIIKTRHPKMQQIFGDGIGMSPQGGTAGPTKAEDIAEKTAFDVKLEKFDTAAKIKIIKEVRTFTSLGLKEAKELVEKAPVVLKQGITKEEANDIIGKLKGAGGTAVME, from the coding sequence ATGAAGCTCATTCCGCTTGTCAGATCCATTCGGTCTCGGCCCATTCTTCCTACTGTTTTAGGTTCATCGCAAACTCGTTCTTTCCAACCGGATTTTGTTCCTAGAGACCCTAATGCGAAACCTAAGAGATACAAGTACCCCAAATTCTATGATCCTTACGGCCCTAGACCCCCACCGTCAGATAAGATCATTCAGCTTGCTGAGAAAATTGCAGCCTTATCACCTGAAGAACTTAATCAAATTGGACCAACTATCATTATAAAAACAAGGCATCCAAAGATGCAGCAAATTTTTGGTGATGGGATTGGCATGAGTCCCCAGGGAGGGACTGCAGGTCCTACGAAGGCCGAGGACATAGCTGAGAAAACTGCATTTGATGTGAAGTTAGAAAAGTTTGATACAGCTGCAAAAATCAAGATTATTAAGGAGGTGAGGACATTTACGAGCCTTGGGTtgaaggaagctaaggagctGGTTGAGAAGGCGCCTGTTGTGCTTAAACAAGGGATCACCAAAGAGGAGGCAAATGACATAATAGGGAAATTGAAAGGTGCTGGAGGCACTGCTGTTATGGAGTGA